The proteins below come from a single Rickettsia typhi str. Wilmington genomic window:
- a CDS encoding ATP-binding cassette domain-containing protein, protein MKPYLYAEKIQFKVSERSDPIIFETTLNIAQEEFVVILGHNGSGKSTLAKILAGYLTPTSGQVFLDQVKVDKISQKHKALMLVTITQKLEDRLFTELTLEENIMLWESRYHSNERLTSSDVLELTGSPKRFLPLLSQQLGKFSGGEKQVILLALSIAHPPKILFLDEHTANLDPKASLEVIKKTAEIIEHHKITAVMITHNLEAAAHYGKRLIVLDSGKVVLDYLKPQNFSLRELRAILSSKIAGW, encoded by the coding sequence ATGAAACCTTATTTATATGCAGAAAAAATACAGTTCAAAGTTAGTGAAAGAAGTGATCCTATAATTTTCGAGACTACTTTAAATATTGCACAAGAAGAGTTTGTGGTAATATTAGGTCATAACGGTAGTGGTAAATCTACTTTAGCTAAAATACTTGCCGGTTATTTAACACCGACAAGCGGACAAGTATTCTTAGATCAAGTTAAAGTTGATAAAATATCTCAAAAACACAAAGCACTTATGCTTGTTACAATAACACAAAAGCTTGAAGATAGGCTATTTACTGAGTTAACTCTTGAGGAAAATATTATGCTTTGGGAAAGTAGATACCATAGTAATGAACGGTTAACAAGTAGTGATGTATTAGAGCTTACAGGTTCGCCTAAACGCTTTTTACCTTTACTTTCGCAGCAACTAGGTAAATTCTCAGGTGGAGAAAAGCAGGTTATATTGCTTGCACTTAGTATAGCTCATCCACCTAAAATATTATTTCTAGATGAGCATACGGCTAATTTAGATCCGAAAGCTTCTTTGGAAGTGATAAAAAAAACAGCAGAGATTATAGAGCATCATAAGATAACTGCCGTTATGATTACGCATAATTTGGAAGCGGCAGCACATTATGGCAAAAGGCTTATAGTACTTGATAGTGGTAAGGTAGTGCTAGACTACCTAAAACCACAAAATTTTTCTTTAAGAGAACTTAGAGCTATATTATCATCTAAGATCGCAGGGTGGTAA